A part of Microbulbifer sp. MI-G genomic DNA contains:
- a CDS encoding VOC family protein, whose amino-acid sequence MSISVTSGKVSSLGYIILLTQDIDAWREFGSDVLGLMLNSEISNAEQLFFRMDNHPSRLIVKHHDSNKLAAIGWECSGKESYEAVITAIETTGAKVKRGNESAAAERGVTEYAGSKDPDGNPFEVFHTRTGLRDNFQSPLDIDKFVTGKLGMGHAVIPAPKVTVTEAFYKNVLGFGASDNLTLPSPTAGMPDMNIRFFHANNPRHHSLALFNWPNPLGLVHLLLEVSSVDEVGTCLDRIHAGNYPLMATLGRHCNDNMLSFYVIGPGGFAIEYGCDGLKIDSDNYQTTVSTRADVWGHDYMSPVPA is encoded by the coding sequence GGCAAAGTGTCTAGTCTGGGTTACATCATTCTGCTGACACAGGATATCGATGCCTGGCGGGAATTTGGTTCGGATGTGCTTGGATTAATGCTAAATTCTGAAATCAGCAATGCTGAACAATTATTCTTCCGAATGGACAATCACCCCTCCAGGTTGATTGTGAAGCATCATGATTCAAATAAATTGGCAGCCATTGGTTGGGAGTGTTCTGGTAAAGAATCTTATGAGGCAGTTATTACCGCTATTGAGACTACGGGAGCAAAGGTTAAGCGCGGAAACGAGTCAGCGGCAGCTGAACGGGGAGTGACAGAATACGCAGGCAGTAAAGATCCTGACGGTAATCCATTTGAGGTATTCCATACACGTACTGGACTGCGTGATAATTTTCAATCCCCACTGGATATTGACAAGTTTGTAACAGGGAAACTGGGTATGGGACATGCAGTTATTCCTGCACCTAAAGTCACTGTAACGGAAGCATTTTATAAAAACGTCCTGGGATTCGGCGCAAGCGATAATCTCACCTTGCCTTCACCGACTGCGGGTATGCCGGATATGAATATTCGTTTTTTTCATGCCAATAATCCCAGGCACCACAGCTTGGCACTTTTTAACTGGCCAAATCCACTTGGTTTGGTGCATTTGCTGCTGGAGGTGTCGAGCGTGGATGAGGTTGGTACCTGCCTGGATCGAATACACGCAGGGAACTACCCTTTGATGGCAACGCTGGGACGTCATTGTAACGACAATATGCTGTCTTTTTATGTGATAGGTCCGGGTGGTTTTGCGATTGAATATGGGTGTGATGGTTTAAAGATTGATAGTGATAATTATCAAACAACCGTCAGCACCCGTGCGGATGTTTGGGGACATGATTACATGTCACCCGTTCCAGCCTGA